A window from Archocentrus centrarchus isolate MPI-CPG fArcCen1 unplaced genomic scaffold, fArcCen1 scaffold_156_ctg1, whole genome shotgun sequence encodes these proteins:
- the LOC115775486 gene encoding LOW QUALITY PROTEIN: major histocompatibility complex class I-related gene protein-like (The sequence of the model RefSeq protein was modified relative to this genomic sequence to represent the inferred CDS: inserted 6 bases in 4 codons; deleted 1 base in 1 codon) — protein MINDVPSFTMTASSRRAEPTQDWIKKATEYDPQYWATEIQGVQNTQQTFRDDIEMRRQRFSQTGGVHVVHXFYGCEWDDEYEDIRGFLQYGYDGEDFIVFDLKTQTWIAPKEQAVRTKLKWDHDDDLNMQXKKYLTEVCVGWLKKYVNYGRHSLKRTVLPSVSLLQRSSSSPITCHATGFYPNRXELVWKKNGEELYEGVHKGEILPNNDQTFQMSVDLDFSAVTREDWDRYSCXFQLSGVREDIITKLDKAGIRSNEGETEIRRQTHP, from the exons ATGATCAATGACGTTCCATCATTCACTATGACAGCAAGCAGCCGGAGAGCAGAGCCCACACAGGACTGGATAAAAAAAGCCACAGAGTACGATCCACAGTACTGGGCCACAGAGATTCAAGGGGTTCAA AACACCCAGCAAACGTTCAGAGACGATATTGAAATGCGAAGGCAGCGCTTCAGCCAAACTGGAG GTGTCCACGTTGTCC TGTTTTATGGCTGTGAGTGGGATGATGAGTACGAAGATATTAGAGGATTTCTTCAGTATGGCTATGATGGAGAAGATTTCATAGTATTTGATCTGAAGACACAAACATGGATCGCTCCAAAAGAACAGGCTGTCAGAACCAAACTGAAGTGGGATCATGATGATGAtttaaatatgca aaaaaaatatttaactgaGGTCTGTGTTGGCTGGCTGAAGAAATACGTGAACTATGGTCGACACAGTTTGAAGAGAACAG TCCTTCCCTCAGTGTCTCTCCTCCAgaggtcttcctcctctcccatcACCTGCCACGCTACAGGTTTCTATCCCAACA GCGAGCTGGTCTGGAAGAAAAATGGTGAGGAGCTTTATGAAGGTGTGCACAAAGGAGAGATCCTCCCCAACAATgaccagaccttccagatgagtGTTGATCTGGACTTTTCAGCAGTCACACGTGAGGACTGGGACAGGTACAGCTG GTTTCAGCTCTCAGGTGTGAGGGAGGACATCATCACCAAACTGGACAAAGCAGGAATCAGGAGCAATGAAGGTGAGACTGAGATCAGGAGACAAACACACCCTTAG